In the genome of Pseudomonas sp. P5_109, one region contains:
- a CDS encoding aldehyde dehydrogenase family protein → MRYAHPGTEGAIVSFKAKYGNYIGGEFVAPVKGQYFTNTSPVNGQPIAEFPRSTAEDIDKALDAAHAAADAWGATSAQARSLVLLKIADRIEQNLELLAITESWDNGKAVRETLNADIPLAADHFRYFAGCIRAQEGSAAEIDGNTVAYHIHEPLGVVGQIIPWNFPILMAAWKLAPALAAGNCVVLKPAEQTPLGITVLVELIGDLLPPGVLNIVQGFGREAGEALATSKRIAKIAFTGSTPVGSHIMKCAAENIIPSTVELGGKSPNIFFEDIMKAEPSFIEKAAEGLVLAFFNQGEVCTCPSRALVQESIYDEFMQVVMKKVLQIKRGDPLDTDTMVGAQASEQQFDKILSYLEIAKGEGAELLTGGKIEKLEGSLATGYYIQPTLLKGTNKMRVFQEEIFGPVVSITTFKDEAEALAIANDTEFGLGAGLWTRDINRAYRMGRAIKAGRVWTNCYHLYPAHAAFGGYKKSGVGRETHKMMLDHYQQTKNLLVSYDINPLGFF, encoded by the coding sequence ATGCGTTACGCTCACCCCGGTACTGAAGGCGCTATCGTTTCGTTCAAAGCCAAATACGGTAACTACATCGGCGGCGAGTTCGTCGCGCCTGTCAAAGGTCAGTACTTCACCAATACCTCGCCAGTAAATGGCCAACCGATTGCCGAATTCCCCCGCTCCACGGCCGAAGACATCGACAAGGCCCTGGATGCTGCCCACGCCGCCGCCGACGCGTGGGGCGCCACCTCTGCGCAAGCCCGTTCGCTGGTGCTGTTGAAAATCGCCGACCGCATCGAGCAGAACCTCGAACTGCTGGCAATTACCGAATCCTGGGACAACGGCAAAGCCGTGCGTGAAACCCTCAACGCCGACATCCCGCTGGCCGCCGACCACTTCCGCTACTTCGCCGGCTGCATCCGCGCGCAAGAAGGCAGCGCTGCCGAGATCGACGGCAATACCGTGGCCTATCACATCCATGAACCACTGGGCGTAGTCGGGCAGATCATCCCGTGGAACTTCCCGATCCTGATGGCCGCCTGGAAACTCGCCCCGGCCCTGGCCGCCGGTAACTGCGTGGTGCTCAAGCCTGCCGAACAAACCCCGCTGGGCATCACCGTGCTGGTCGAACTGATCGGCGACCTGCTGCCACCCGGCGTGCTGAACATCGTCCAGGGTTTCGGTCGCGAAGCCGGCGAAGCGCTGGCCACCAGCAAACGCATTGCCAAAATCGCCTTCACCGGCTCGACCCCGGTCGGCTCGCACATCATGAAATGCGCCGCCGAAAACATCATTCCGTCCACCGTGGAGCTGGGTGGCAAATCGCCGAACATCTTCTTCGAAGACATCATGAAGGCCGAGCCGTCCTTCATCGAAAAAGCCGCTGAAGGCCTGGTGCTGGCGTTCTTCAACCAGGGCGAAGTCTGCACCTGCCCATCTCGCGCGCTGGTGCAGGAGTCGATCTACGACGAATTCATGCAAGTGGTGATGAAGAAGGTCCTGCAGATCAAACGTGGTGACCCGCTGGACACCGACACCATGGTCGGCGCCCAGGCGTCCGAGCAGCAATTCGACAAGATTCTTTCGTACCTGGAAATCGCCAAGGGCGAAGGCGCCGAGCTGCTGACCGGCGGCAAGATAGAAAAACTCGAGGGCAGCCTGGCGACCGGGTATTACATCCAGCCAACCCTGCTCAAGGGCACCAACAAGATGCGCGTGTTCCAGGAAGAAATCTTCGGCCCGGTGGTGAGCATCACCACCTTCAAGGACGAAGCCGAAGCCCTGGCCATCGCCAACGACACCGAGTTCGGCCTCGGAGCCGGCCTCTGGACCCGCGACATCAACCGCGCCTACCGCATGGGCCGCGCCATCAAGGCCGGTCGTGTGTGGACCAACTGCTACCACCTGTACCCGGCGCACGCCGCGTTCGGCGGGTACAAGAAGTCCGGCGTCGGCCGTGAAACCCACAAGATGATGCTCGACCACTATCAGCAGACCAAAAACCTGCTGGTGAGCTACGACATCAATCCGTTGGGCTTCTTCTAA
- a CDS encoding ethanolamine ammonia-lyase subunit EutB: MAAFAHTVGAQTYRFDSLKEVMAKASPARSGDFLAGVAALNDGERVAAQMALADTPLSHFLQEALIPYESDEVTRLIIDTHDKQAFAVVSHLTVGGFRDWLLSDAADEHVLRALAPGLTPEMAAAVSKIMRVQDLVLVTQKIRVVTQFRGTLGLRGRLSTRLQPNHPTDEPAGIAASILDGLLHGNGDAMIGINPATDSIASICAMLEMLDAIIQRYEIPTQACVLTHVTTSIEAVNRGVPLDLVFQSIAGTEAANASFGINLSVLKEGYDAGLSLNRGTLGQNLMYFETGQGSALSANAHHGVDQQTCETRAYAVARHFNPFLVNTVVGFIGPEYLYNGKQIIRAGLEDHFCGKLLGVPMGCDICYTNHAEADQDDMDTLLTLLGVAGINFIMGIPGSDDIMLNYQTTSFHDALYARQTLGLKPAPEFEQWLAKMGIFTQSDGRVLFGDSLPPAFRQALAQLG, encoded by the coding sequence ATGGCCGCATTCGCCCATACCGTCGGCGCCCAGACTTACCGCTTCGACAGCCTCAAGGAAGTGATGGCCAAGGCCAGCCCGGCGCGCTCCGGGGATTTCCTGGCCGGCGTCGCCGCGCTCAACGATGGCGAGCGCGTGGCCGCACAGATGGCTTTGGCCGACACTCCGCTAAGCCACTTCCTGCAGGAAGCACTGATCCCCTACGAATCCGATGAAGTCACCCGACTGATCATCGATACCCACGACAAACAGGCTTTCGCCGTCGTCAGCCACCTCACCGTCGGTGGTTTTCGCGACTGGCTGCTCAGCGATGCCGCCGACGAACACGTCCTGCGCGCCCTCGCCCCCGGCCTGACCCCGGAAATGGCTGCCGCCGTCTCGAAGATCATGCGCGTGCAGGATCTGGTGCTGGTGACGCAGAAAATCCGCGTGGTCACGCAGTTTCGCGGCACCCTGGGCCTGCGCGGACGCCTGTCCACGCGCCTGCAGCCGAACCACCCCACCGACGAACCGGCCGGCATCGCCGCGAGCATTCTCGACGGTCTGCTGCACGGCAATGGCGACGCAATGATCGGCATCAATCCGGCCACGGACAGCATCGCCTCGATCTGCGCCATGCTGGAAATGCTCGACGCGATCATCCAACGCTACGAGATCCCGACCCAGGCGTGCGTGCTGACCCACGTCACCACGTCGATTGAAGCGGTCAATCGGGGCGTGCCGCTGGACCTGGTGTTCCAGTCGATCGCCGGCACCGAAGCGGCCAACGCCAGTTTCGGCATCAACCTGAGTGTATTGAAGGAAGGCTATGACGCCGGTTTGAGCCTGAACCGCGGCACGCTCGGCCAGAACCTGATGTACTTCGAAACCGGCCAGGGCAGCGCCCTGTCGGCCAACGCCCACCATGGCGTCGACCAACAAACCTGCGAAACCCGCGCCTATGCCGTCGCGCGTCACTTCAACCCGTTTCTGGTCAACACCGTCGTTGGCTTCATCGGCCCGGAATACCTGTACAACGGCAAACAGATCATCCGCGCCGGCCTGGAAGATCACTTCTGCGGCAAGCTTTTGGGCGTGCCCATGGGTTGTGACATCTGCTACACCAACCATGCCGAAGCTGACCAGGACGATATGGACACCCTGCTGACCCTGCTGGGCGTCGCCGGAATCAACTTCATCATGGGTATCCCCGGTTCCGACGACATCATGCTCAATTACCAGACCACCTCGTTCCACGATGCGCTCTACGCCAGGCAGACCCTGGGGTTGAAGCCCGCACCGGAGTTCGAGCAGTGGCTGGCGAAAATGGGCATCTTCACTCAATCGGACGGCAGAGTTCTCTTCGGTGACAGCCTGCCGCCGGCCTTTCGGCAGGCCCTGGCGCAATTGGGATGA
- a CDS encoding GNAT family N-acetyltransferase produces the protein MRIIQATLEHLDLLTPLFVKYREFYGSLPYPDSSRAFLEKRLRRKESVIYLALSDDDSHKLMGFCQLYPSFSSLSLKRVWILNDIYVAEDARRQLVADNLIRTAKKMAKETNAVRMRVSTSSNNEIAQKTYESIGFKVDTEFKNYVLPISDEL, from the coding sequence ATGCGGATTATTCAAGCGACCCTCGAACACCTGGACCTGCTGACCCCATTGTTCGTCAAATATCGCGAGTTTTATGGTTCCCTGCCGTATCCGGACTCGTCACGAGCGTTCCTCGAAAAACGCCTGCGTCGCAAGGAGTCGGTGATCTACCTGGCGCTGTCCGATGACGACAGCCACAAACTGATGGGGTTCTGTCAGCTGTACCCGAGCTTCTCCTCGCTTTCGCTCAAACGCGTGTGGATCCTCAACGATATCTATGTCGCCGAGGACGCCCGCCGCCAGTTGGTGGCCGATAACCTGATCCGTACCGCGAAAAAAATGGCCAAGGAAACCAATGCCGTGCGCATGCGTGTTTCCACCAGCAGCAACAATGAAATCGCGCAGAAAACCTACGAGTCCATCGGCTTCAAGGTAGACACCGAATTCAAGAACTATGTGCTGCCGATCAGCGACGAACTCTGA
- a CDS encoding sigma-54-dependent Fis family transcriptional regulator, producing the protein MHDNHLSRHAQQVLTVTQGKAHLHGPGSDPSIARSWLRCLEDYHLDPALSIAPTVLEHGRVLESRERLQQVLHIAGNEMTSLHQQLSGAGHAVLLTDARGVILNCVTAPAERQIFERAGLWLGADWSEACEGTNGIGTCLVERQSLTIHQDEHFRGRHTGLTCSASPVFDPHGELLAVLDVSSARRDVSRQSQFHTMALVNLSAKMIESCYFLRCFDNQWLLRFHLQAESVGLFSEGLLAFDGEGRICAVNQSALNLLGHIRGGLLGKPVEAFFDCSLDELLGRASINAAASWPLRTRDGRKLFAVLRGEARRPLSIPMVPAPKVAPAPRLSGICLDDVTLQADFRKALRVYERDVPLLINGETGSGKEAFAKAVHHASQRAEKAFVALNCAAIPESLIESELFGYRGGSFTGARKEGMRGKLQQADGGTLFLDEIGDMPLALQTRLLRVLEDRQVVPIGGEPESVNVRIISATHRNLLDRVQDGSFREDLYYRLNGLEVALPALRDRSDKSQLLDFLLAEEAGAETVLIDGPAREALLGFAWPGNVRQLRNVLRTLAALCEDGRIGLEDLPALIRSVRPAVVPPIEEPSEHPLEDAERLALLNALEQTRWHMTHTAEQLGVSRNTLYRKLRKYGIAR; encoded by the coding sequence ATGCACGACAACCATTTGAGTCGCCATGCCCAGCAGGTCCTGACTGTCACTCAGGGCAAGGCCCACCTGCACGGCCCTGGCAGCGATCCGTCCATCGCGCGCTCCTGGCTGCGCTGCCTTGAGGACTATCATCTCGACCCGGCCCTGAGCATCGCGCCGACGGTGCTGGAACATGGCCGCGTCCTCGAAAGCCGCGAACGCTTGCAGCAAGTGCTGCACATCGCCGGCAATGAAATGACCAGCCTGCACCAGCAACTCTCCGGCGCCGGCCATGCGGTATTGCTGACCGACGCTCGCGGCGTGATCCTCAACTGCGTCACCGCGCCCGCCGAGCGGCAGATCTTCGAACGCGCCGGGCTCTGGCTCGGTGCCGACTGGAGCGAGGCCTGCGAAGGCACCAACGGCATCGGCACCTGCCTGGTCGAGCGTCAGTCGCTGACCATCCATCAGGACGAACACTTCCGTGGCCGTCATACCGGCCTGACGTGCTCGGCGAGCCCGGTCTTCGACCCCCATGGCGAATTGCTGGCGGTGCTCGACGTGTCGTCGGCGCGGCGCGATGTGTCGCGGCAAAGTCAGTTCCACACCATGGCGCTGGTCAATCTGTCGGCGAAGATGATCGAGAGTTGCTACTTCCTGCGCTGCTTCGACAACCAATGGCTGCTGCGTTTTCACTTGCAGGCCGAGTCCGTTGGATTGTTCAGCGAAGGGTTGCTGGCGTTCGACGGAGAAGGGCGCATTTGTGCGGTCAATCAGAGTGCGCTGAACCTGCTGGGCCATATTCGCGGCGGCTTGCTGGGTAAGCCGGTGGAAGCGTTTTTCGATTGCTCGCTCGATGAGTTGCTGGGGCGGGCGAGCATCAATGCCGCGGCCAGTTGGCCGTTGCGCACCCGTGATGGCCGCAAGCTGTTCGCGGTGTTGCGCGGTGAGGCGCGGCGACCACTATCGATTCCGATGGTGCCTGCTCCCAAGGTTGCTCCAGCACCGCGCCTGTCGGGCATTTGCCTGGATGATGTGACGTTGCAGGCGGACTTTCGCAAGGCCTTGCGTGTCTACGAGCGCGATGTGCCGTTGCTGATCAACGGCGAAACCGGGTCCGGCAAGGAGGCCTTTGCCAAAGCGGTGCACCACGCCAGCCAGCGGGCGGAAAAAGCCTTCGTCGCCCTCAATTGCGCGGCCATTCCCGAAAGCCTGATCGAAAGCGAGTTGTTCGGTTATCGCGGTGGCAGCTTCACCGGCGCACGCAAGGAAGGCATGCGTGGCAAGTTGCAACAGGCCGACGGCGGGACGTTGTTCCTCGATGAAATCGGTGACATGCCACTGGCCTTGCAGACGCGCTTGCTGAGGGTGCTGGAAGACCGGCAAGTGGTGCCGATTGGTGGCGAGCCGGAATCGGTGAATGTGCGGATCATCAGCGCCACTCACCGTAATTTGCTGGATCGCGTGCAGGACGGCAGCTTCCGTGAAGATTTGTATTACCGCCTCAACGGGCTGGAAGTCGCGCTGCCGGCTTTGCGCGATCGCAGTGATAAATCGCAGTTGCTCGATTTTCTATTGGCCGAAGAGGCGGGCGCAGAAACCGTGCTGATCGACGGACCGGCGCGGGAGGCCTTATTGGGGTTCGCCTGGCCGGGCAACGTGCGCCAACTGCGAAATGTGCTGCGTACGCTGGCAGCACTGTGTGAGGACGGGCGGATTGGCCTGGAGGATTTGCCGGCGCTGATTCGTTCGGTCAGGCCGGCAGTGGTGCCGCCTATCGAAGAGCCATCGGAGCATCCGCTGGAGGATGCCGAGCGGCTGGCGTTGCTCAATGCGCTGGAGCAGACGCGGTGGCATATGACGCATACGGCGGAGCAGTTGGGGGTCAGTCGAAATACCCTCTATCGGAAGCTGCGTAAATACGGTATCGCCCGGTAA
- the mpl gene encoding UDP-N-acetylmuramate:L-alanyl-gamma-D-glutamyl-meso-diaminopimelate ligase, whose translation MHIHILGICGTFMGSMAVLAKELGHHVTGSDANVYPPMSTQLQAQGIELTQGYDPAQLDPAPDLVVIGNAMSRGNPAVEYVLNKGLPYVSGPQWLADHVLQGRWVLAVAGTHGKTTTSSMLAWVLEHAGMAPGFLIGGVPQNFSVSARLGDTPFFVIEADEYDSAFFDKRSKFVHYRPRTAILNNLEFDHADIFPDLPAIERQFHHLVRTIPSEGLVIHPTTEPALQRVIEMGCWTPVQTTGAGGQWQVKLLSEDGSKFEVMFEGIAQGVVEWDMTGQHNVANALATLAAARHVGVVPSMGIAALSAFKSVKRRMEKVAEVRGITIYDDFAHHPTAIATTLDGLRKRIGDAPLIAIIEPRSNSMKLGAHRDGLPESVVDADQVIWYAPANLGWDLAGTAALCTVPSIVSDSLEGIIERVKSQAQPGTHVVIMSNGGFGGLHGKLAEALK comes from the coding sequence ATGCACATTCATATTCTTGGTATCTGCGGCACTTTCATGGGGTCAATGGCGGTTCTGGCCAAAGAACTGGGCCATCACGTGACGGGCTCCGATGCCAACGTCTATCCGCCGATGAGCACTCAACTGCAAGCCCAGGGCATCGAGCTGACACAAGGCTATGACCCGGCGCAACTCGATCCGGCCCCTGATCTGGTGGTGATCGGCAACGCCATGTCCCGGGGCAACCCGGCGGTGGAATACGTGCTGAACAAAGGCTTGCCGTACGTCTCCGGCCCGCAATGGCTGGCGGATCACGTGCTGCAAGGTCGCTGGGTACTGGCGGTTGCAGGTACGCACGGCAAGACCACCACCAGCAGCATGCTGGCTTGGGTCCTGGAACACGCGGGCATGGCCCCGGGCTTCCTGATCGGCGGCGTGCCGCAAAATTTCTCGGTGTCGGCGCGCCTGGGCGATACGCCGTTCTTCGTCATCGAAGCCGACGAGTACGACAGTGCGTTCTTCGACAAGCGCTCCAAGTTCGTACATTATCGCCCGCGCACGGCAATTCTGAACAATCTCGAATTCGATCACGCGGACATCTTCCCGGACCTGCCGGCCATCGAGCGGCAGTTCCACCATCTGGTGCGGACTATCCCGAGCGAAGGCCTGGTGATTCATCCAACCACTGAGCCGGCCTTGCAGCGCGTCATCGAAATGGGTTGCTGGACTCCGGTGCAAACCACCGGTGCCGGCGGTCAGTGGCAGGTCAAGCTGCTCAGCGAAGATGGCTCCAAGTTCGAAGTGATGTTCGAGGGCATCGCCCAGGGCGTGGTCGAGTGGGACATGACTGGCCAGCACAACGTCGCCAACGCCCTGGCTACCCTGGCAGCCGCACGCCATGTCGGTGTGGTGCCATCCATGGGCATCGCCGCGTTGAGTGCTTTCAAAAGCGTGAAGCGCCGGATGGAAAAAGTCGCGGAAGTCCGTGGCATCACCATTTATGACGACTTCGCTCACCACCCGACCGCCATTGCCACCACGCTGGATGGCCTGCGCAAACGCATTGGCGATGCACCGTTGATCGCAATCATCGAGCCGCGCTCCAACTCCATGAAGCTCGGCGCGCACCGCGATGGATTGCCGGAAAGCGTGGTCGATGCCGATCAGGTGATCTGGTACGCACCCGCCAACCTCGGCTGGGACCTGGCGGGTACTGCGGCGCTGTGCACTGTGCCGTCGATTGTCAGCGATTCCCTTGAGGGCATCATCGAGCGCGTGAAGAGCCAGGCCCAGCCCGGTACTCACGTGGTGATCATGAGCAATGGCGGCTTCGGCGGCCTGCACGGCAAACTGGCCGAGGCGCTCAAATGA
- the eat gene encoding ethanolamine permease, giving the protein MTTSSTQLKPTLGTLHLWGIAVGLVISGEYFGWSYGWGTAGTLGFLVTALMVATMYTCFIFSFTELTTAIPHAGGPFAYSRRAFGEKGGLIAGIATLIEFVFAPPAIAMAIGAYLNVQYPELDPKIAAVGAYFVFMGLNILGVSIAATFELVVTVLAVAELLVFMGVVAPGFSFSNFVLNGWSGANEFTMASIPGIFAAIPFAIWFFLAIEGAAMAAEEAKDPKRTIPKAYVSGILTLVFLAIGVMVMAGGVGDWRQLSNINDPLPQAMKAVVGNNSTWMHMLVWIGLFGLVASFHGIILGYSRQFFALARAGYLPKGLAKLSRFQTPHRAILAGGVIGIAAIYSDGLVNLQGMTLTAAMITMSVFGAIVMYIISMLSLFKLRKTEPNLERTFRAPGYPIVPGIALFLAVVCLVAMAWFNTLIGLIFLGFMAAGYLYFQLTAKQRSEAPADAMLEGI; this is encoded by the coding sequence ATGACTACTTCTTCCACACAGCTCAAACCCACACTCGGCACCCTGCATTTATGGGGCATTGCCGTCGGCCTGGTGATTTCCGGCGAGTACTTCGGCTGGAGTTACGGCTGGGGCACCGCAGGCACATTGGGCTTTCTCGTCACCGCGTTGATGGTGGCGACGATGTACACCTGCTTCATCTTCAGCTTCACCGAACTGACCACGGCGATTCCCCACGCTGGCGGGCCGTTTGCCTACAGCCGCCGGGCCTTTGGCGAGAAAGGCGGATTGATCGCCGGCATCGCCACCCTGATCGAATTCGTCTTTGCACCACCGGCCATCGCCATGGCCATCGGCGCCTACCTGAACGTGCAATACCCGGAACTTGACCCGAAGATCGCCGCCGTTGGCGCCTATTTCGTGTTCATGGGCCTGAACATCCTTGGCGTCAGCATCGCGGCCACCTTCGAATTGGTGGTCACGGTGCTGGCGGTCGCTGAACTGCTGGTGTTCATGGGCGTGGTCGCTCCGGGCTTCAGCTTCAGCAACTTCGTACTCAATGGCTGGTCGGGCGCCAATGAGTTCACGATGGCCTCGATTCCCGGTATTTTCGCCGCCATTCCCTTCGCGATCTGGTTCTTTCTCGCCATCGAAGGCGCTGCCATGGCCGCCGAAGAAGCCAAGGACCCGAAACGCACAATCCCCAAGGCCTACGTCAGCGGTATTCTGACCCTGGTGTTCCTGGCCATCGGCGTGATGGTAATGGCCGGTGGCGTCGGCGACTGGCGTCAACTGTCGAACATCAACGATCCGTTGCCTCAGGCGATGAAAGCCGTGGTCGGCAACAATTCAACCTGGATGCACATGCTGGTCTGGATCGGTTTGTTCGGTTTGGTCGCGAGTTTCCACGGGATCATTCTTGGCTATTCCCGGCAGTTCTTCGCCCTGGCCCGCGCCGGCTACCTGCCCAAAGGGCTGGCCAAACTCTCGCGCTTCCAGACTCCACACCGGGCGATCCTGGCCGGTGGCGTGATAGGCATCGCGGCGATCTACAGCGACGGGCTGGTCAACCTGCAAGGCATGACCCTGACGGCGGCAATGATCACCATGTCGGTATTCGGCGCCATCGTGATGTACATCATCAGTATGCTGAGCCTGTTCAAGCTGCGTAAAACCGAACCGAACCTGGAACGTACCTTCCGCGCGCCGGGCTATCCGATCGTACCGGGGATCGCGCTGTTTCTGGCGGTGGTGTGCCTGGTGGCGATGGCGTGGTTCAACACCTTGATCGGCCTGATCTTCCTCGGTTTCATGGCTGCCGGTTACCTGTACTTCCAGTTGACCGCCAAGCAACGATCCGAAGCACCGGCAGACGCTATGCTCGAAGGTATATGA
- a CDS encoding zinc-dependent peptidase, translating into MWSLSAWRRRCTLAKHPIADDMWQRVRHHLSFLDGISAAEDRWLREACVLFLEDKHLTALPGVKLHQEQRLLLAAQAQLPLLHLGDLNWYQGFHEIILYPDDFLSPQRHRDASGVEHEWDGEHSGEAWQQGPIILAWPGVMASGGWEGYNLVIHELAHKLDMLNGVANGLPPLHADMRVSDWANVMQEAYDDLDRQLERNPDAETAIDPYAAENPAEFFAVTSEYFFSAPDLLHEAYPQVYQQLKLFYRQDPLARLKQLQAHDPVYQAHQ; encoded by the coding sequence ATGTGGTCTCTGAGCGCCTGGCGTCGCCGGTGCACCCTGGCCAAGCACCCGATTGCCGATGACATGTGGCAACGGGTGCGCCATCACCTGAGCTTTCTCGACGGCATCAGTGCCGCCGAAGACCGATGGCTACGCGAAGCCTGCGTGCTGTTCCTCGAAGACAAGCACCTGACCGCCCTGCCCGGCGTCAAACTGCATCAGGAGCAACGCTTGCTGCTCGCTGCCCAGGCGCAACTACCGCTGCTGCACCTCGGCGACCTGAACTGGTATCAGGGCTTCCACGAAATAATCCTCTACCCCGATGACTTCCTCAGCCCCCAGCGCCATCGTGATGCCAGCGGCGTCGAGCACGAATGGGACGGTGAACACAGCGGTGAAGCCTGGCAGCAAGGCCCGATCATCCTCGCCTGGCCCGGCGTGATGGCCAGTGGTGGCTGGGAAGGCTACAACCTGGTGATCCACGAACTGGCGCACAAACTCGACATGCTCAATGGCGTGGCCAATGGCCTGCCGCCGTTGCATGCCGACATGCGCGTCAGCGACTGGGCCAACGTCATGCAAGAGGCCTATGACGACCTCGACCGGCAACTGGAGCGCAATCCCGATGCCGAAACGGCCATCGATCCCTATGCCGCCGAAAACCCTGCCGAGTTCTTCGCCGTCACCAGCGAATACTTCTTCAGCGCCCCGGATTTGCTGCACGAGGCTTATCCACAGGTGTATCAACAGTTGAAGTTGTTCTATCGCCAGGACCCGCTGGCGAGGTTGAAGCAACTTCAGGCGCATGACCCTGTCTATCAGGCACACCAGTAA
- a CDS encoding DedA family protein, with amino-acid sequence MDFNPIDIVLHLDVYLDMLVANYGAWIYAILFMVIFCETGLVVMPFLPGDSLLFIAGAVAAGGGMDPVLLGGLLMLAAILGDSTNYIIGRTAGEKLFSNPNSKIFRRDYLQQTHDFYDKHGGKTVTLARFLPIIRTFAPFVAGVGKMPYPRFFGFSVLGTILWVGGLVTLGYFFGNVPFIKKNLSLLIVGIILLSLVPMIIGMVRSRLAGSSSKAESR; translated from the coding sequence ATGGATTTCAACCCGATCGACATTGTGCTGCATCTCGACGTCTACCTCGACATGCTTGTAGCCAACTACGGGGCGTGGATCTACGCCATTCTGTTCATGGTTATCTTTTGTGAAACCGGCCTTGTGGTCATGCCCTTCCTGCCGGGCGACTCCCTGCTGTTCATCGCTGGCGCCGTGGCGGCCGGTGGCGGCATGGACCCGGTACTGCTCGGCGGCCTGCTGATGCTGGCGGCGATTCTGGGCGACAGTACCAACTACATCATCGGACGAACGGCGGGTGAAAAACTGTTCAGCAATCCGAACTCGAAGATCTTCCGCCGCGACTACCTGCAACAAACCCACGATTTCTACGACAAGCATGGCGGCAAAACCGTGACGCTGGCGCGCTTCCTGCCCATCATCCGTACTTTCGCGCCCTTCGTCGCCGGTGTGGGGAAAATGCCCTACCCGCGCTTCTTTGGCTTCAGTGTGCTGGGCACCATCCTGTGGGTCGGCGGCCTGGTGACACTCGGTTACTTCTTCGGCAACGTGCCGTTCATCAAGAAAAACCTGTCGCTGCTGATTGTGGGCATCATCCTGCTTTCGCTGGTGCCGATGATCATTGGCATGGTGCGTAGCCGCCTTGCGGGTTCGAGCTCAAAAGCCGAATCGCGCTGA
- the eutC gene encoding ethanolamine ammonia-lyase subunit EutC — MSNDMDKLPFDPHNPWLELRRLTPARIALGRTGTSIPTRAQLDFQYAHAQARDAVHLPFDHAALNAKLAERGHECLLLHSAAIDRNSYLQRPDLGRKLNDASAKTLREYASAHPGGVDLVIVIADGLSALAVHRHTLPFLARLEEQIAAEGWALAPVILVEQGRVAVADEIGELLGAKMTVILIGERPGLSSPDSLGLYFTYNPKVGLTDAYRNCISNVRLEGLSYGMAAHRLLYLMREACRRQLSGVNLKDEAQVQTLESDAGTDMKGNFLLGPPNA, encoded by the coding sequence ATGAGTAATGACATGGATAAACTACCCTTCGATCCCCACAACCCATGGCTTGAACTGCGACGCCTGACACCGGCGCGAATTGCCCTGGGCCGAACCGGCACCAGCATTCCCACCCGCGCACAACTGGACTTCCAATACGCCCACGCCCAGGCGCGGGATGCGGTGCACTTGCCGTTCGATCACGCGGCACTCAATGCAAAACTGGCCGAACGCGGACACGAATGCCTTTTGCTGCACAGCGCAGCGATCGACCGCAACAGTTACCTGCAACGCCCGGACCTGGGACGAAAGCTCAATGACGCGTCGGCAAAGACCCTGCGTGAATACGCTTCGGCGCATCCTGGCGGGGTCGATTTGGTGATCGTGATCGCCGACGGCCTGTCGGCACTGGCCGTCCATCGCCATACCCTGCCCTTTCTGGCACGTCTCGAAGAACAGATTGCCGCCGAAGGCTGGGCCTTGGCGCCGGTGATATTGGTGGAACAGGGGCGCGTGGCGGTCGCGGACGAAATCGGTGAGTTGCTGGGGGCGAAAATGACCGTAATCCTCATCGGCGAACGCCCTGGACTCAGCTCCCCGGACAGCCTGGGGTTATATTTCACCTACAATCCCAAGGTCGGCCTTACCGATGCCTACCGTAATTGCATCTCCAACGTGCGGCTCGAAGGCCTGAGTTACGGCATGGCGGCACACCGTTTGCTGTATTTGATGCGCGAAGCCTGTCGGCGGCAGTTGTCAGGGGTCAATCTGAAGGATGAAGCACAGGTCCAGACACTGGAATCGGATGCAGGAACCGACATGAAAGGTAATTTCCTGCTCGGCCCGCCGAATGCCTGA